The Candidatus Vesicomyosocius sp. SY067_SCS001 genome includes a window with the following:
- the rplA gene encoding 50S ribosomal protein L1, which yields MAKLTKNQKYILNKVEYNKYYSINDALDLLKICAIAKFDESIDVSINLGIDVKKYDQNIRGSVVLPNGTGKTVRVAVFTQGDNVIKAQNAGADVVGMEGLMKSMQGGDLSYDVVIASPDAMGVVGRLGQVLGPRGLMPNPKVGTVTSDVSLAVHNAKSGQLRYRADKAGIIHGCVGKVSFNVNALAQNINVLIGTLKKSKPSSAKGVYFKKLSISSTMGPGFSVDLASVDI from the coding sequence ATGGCTAAATTAACAAAAAATCAAAAATATATTTTAAATAAAGTTGAGTATAACAAGTATTATTCAATTAATGATGCTTTAGATTTATTAAAAATATGTGCAATAGCAAAATTTGACGAGTCTATTGATGTGAGTATCAATTTAGGCATTGATGTCAAGAAATATGACCAAAATATTCGTGGTTCAGTAGTATTGCCAAATGGTACAGGAAAAACAGTTCGTGTTGCTGTGTTTACTCAAGGTGATAATGTGATTAAAGCACAAAATGCTGGTGCAGATGTTGTTGGTATGGAAGGTTTAATGAAGTCTATGCAAGGCGGAGATCTAAGTTATGATGTGGTAATTGCTTCTCCAGATGCTATGGGAGTTGTAGGTCGTCTAGGTCAAGTGTTAGGTCCTCGTGGTTTAATGCCTAATCCTAAGGTAGGAACAGTAACATCAGATGTGTCCTTGGCTGTTCATAATGCCAAGTCAGGTCAATTGCGTTATCGTGCTGATAAGGCTGGTATTATCCATGGTTGTGTTGGTAAAGTATCATTTAATGTAAACGCACTAGCGCAAAACATTAACGTTTTGATAGGAACGCTTAAAAAATCAAAACCTAGTTCAGCTAAGGGTGTTTATTTTAAAAAATTAAGTATTTCTTCTACTATGGGGCC